In a single window of the Streptomyces sp. HUAS ZL42 genome:
- a CDS encoding YncE family protein — MHRNLTKSALIAAAALVALAACGSHPKSGPTEAAGSKAAVPAPPRKKNVVQGLPGMPPVLDPKDVYAADRPNKLSPVVKDFPSRVYVPNTGSDTVSVIDPGTYKIIDTIHVGRQPQHVVPSWDMKTLWVNNNRGHTLTPIDPRTGKAGKPVEVHDPYNLYFTPDGKYAVVMASLDRELVFRDPHTMKRIRTEPVTCYGVNHADFSLDGRYFIVSCEFSGELLKVDTEKMKVVGQQKLPFHGAMPQDVKISPDGKRFYIADMTADGVWVLDGDRFTKPALLPTGKGAHGLYISRDSREMYISNRGEGTVSVFDFTQSKLTKKWRLPGGGSPDMGGVSADGKVLWLSGRYNAEVYAIDTRTGAELARVPVGSGPHGLAVYPQPGRYSLGHTGIFR, encoded by the coding sequence ATGCACCGGAACCTCACGAAAAGCGCCCTGATCGCGGCCGCCGCCCTCGTCGCCCTCGCCGCCTGCGGCTCCCACCCCAAGAGCGGGCCCACCGAGGCGGCCGGCAGCAAGGCCGCCGTCCCCGCGCCGCCCAGGAAGAAGAACGTCGTCCAGGGCCTGCCCGGCATGCCGCCCGTCCTGGACCCGAAGGACGTCTACGCCGCAGACCGCCCGAACAAGCTCTCCCCGGTGGTCAAGGACTTCCCGTCCCGTGTCTACGTCCCCAACACCGGGTCCGACACCGTGTCGGTCATCGACCCCGGGACGTACAAGATCATCGACACGATCCACGTCGGGCGGCAACCCCAGCACGTCGTGCCCTCCTGGGACATGAAGACGCTGTGGGTCAACAACAACCGCGGCCACACCCTCACCCCCATCGACCCGAGGACGGGAAAGGCGGGCAAGCCGGTCGAGGTGCACGACCCGTACAACCTCTACTTCACGCCCGACGGCAAGTACGCCGTCGTCATGGCCTCCCTCGACCGCGAACTGGTCTTCCGCGACCCGCACACCATGAAGCGGATCAGGACCGAACCGGTGACCTGCTACGGCGTCAACCACGCCGACTTCTCCCTCGACGGCAGGTACTTCATCGTCTCCTGCGAGTTCAGTGGCGAACTGCTCAAGGTCGACACCGAGAAGATGAAGGTCGTCGGGCAGCAGAAGCTCCCCTTCCACGGGGCGATGCCCCAGGACGTCAAGATCTCGCCCGACGGGAAGAGGTTCTACATCGCCGACATGACGGCCGACGGGGTCTGGGTCCTGGACGGCGACAGGTTCACCAAGCCTGCCCTCCTGCCCACCGGCAAGGGCGCCCACGGCCTGTACATCAGCCGCGACTCCCGCGAGATGTACATCTCCAACCGCGGCGAGGGCACCGTCTCCGTCTTCGACTTCACGCAGAGCAAGCTCACCAAGAAGTGGCGCCTGCCGGGCGGCGGCAGCCCCGACATGGGCGGAGTCTCCGCCGACGGCAAGGTGCTGTGGCTGTCCGGGCGTTACAACGCCGAGGTGTACGCCATCGACACCCGCACCGGCGCCGAGCTCGCCCGCGTCCCCGTCGGCAGCGGCCCGCACGGCCTGGCGGTCTACCCGCAGCCGGGCCGCTACTCACTGGGCCACACGGGCATCTTCCGCTGA